A region from the Streptomyces tsukubensis genome encodes:
- a CDS encoding AfsR/SARP family transcriptional regulator: MKFLLLGPLSIRSNACEVHISAPRQRVVMAALLFNANRVISVDRIAEYVWDGAAPRSAPATVRTYVMRLRQALGEHASARILTRAPGYLLELGEHESDLGQFTAHRRRAAELAERGDLEGSSAELAEALALWREEPLADIPSRTLRDVEGRYLQELRLQTMELRFDAELALLRHAELVPELWRLVRKYPLREALVGKLMLALFRSGRQSEALDLYRRTRALLVEQLGAEPSTDLCEVQRHILSAHDRPRTPPGPRLAAAPAVVATAATAVAWKGPGRPSPAQLPSVPPLPSAHAAPLARLERFLGASAPTAGSVPTAVVTGRGGVGKSVLALHAAHTLRDRSVHGQLYADLGTGSCPLPSRTVLLRFLADLGVPRGEIPREDSERESLYRSLTSGRRMLIVLDNADSTAQIRPLIPGSGGNSLLITSRRRLADLEGAQPLLLPPLDDGGSLELLGSIIGPARAGAEPRAARTVLAVCAGLPLAIRIAGTRLLERPHRSIGDFARRLIRAPRLLDELRTGDLGIRPGLDSDHNGLRRTAPTGPHPAEVFTALGASGARSFSGGEIAELLGCSEAEAEEALDALVEAYLLCPPSAGEYRLDALLKAYAGERAQKSGVPRYEHPLAPTG, translated from the coding sequence GTGAAATTCCTGCTCCTGGGCCCGCTTTCCATCCGGTCGAACGCGTGTGAGGTGCATATCTCGGCTCCTCGGCAGCGCGTGGTGATGGCGGCGCTCCTGTTCAACGCCAACCGGGTAATCTCGGTCGACCGGATCGCGGAGTACGTCTGGGACGGCGCCGCGCCACGGAGCGCCCCCGCGACCGTACGCACCTATGTCATGCGTCTGCGCCAGGCACTGGGCGAGCACGCCTCCGCCCGCATTCTCACCCGGGCACCGGGATACCTCCTCGAACTCGGGGAGCACGAGAGCGACCTGGGACAGTTCACCGCACACCGCCGGCGCGCGGCGGAACTGGCCGAGCGGGGGGATCTGGAGGGCTCGTCGGCCGAACTGGCCGAAGCTCTCGCCCTGTGGCGGGAGGAGCCGCTGGCGGATATTCCGTCCCGGACGCTCCGTGATGTCGAAGGACGCTACCTCCAGGAGCTGCGGCTCCAGACCATGGAGCTGCGCTTCGACGCGGAACTCGCCCTCCTGCGGCACGCCGAACTCGTCCCGGAACTCTGGCGGCTGGTCAGAAAGTACCCCTTACGCGAGGCCCTGGTGGGCAAGCTGATGCTGGCGCTGTTCCGCTCGGGAAGACAGTCGGAGGCCCTGGACCTCTACCGGCGTACCCGGGCACTGCTCGTCGAACAGCTCGGCGCCGAACCGAGCACGGACCTGTGCGAAGTCCAGCGGCATATTCTCTCGGCCCACGACCGGCCCCGCACACCGCCCGGGCCGAGGCTCGCCGCGGCGCCCGCGGTGGTCGCCACGGCGGCGACCGCCGTGGCCTGGAAGGGTCCCGGGCGGCCGAGCCCGGCCCAGCTTCCCTCGGTACCGCCGCTGCCGTCGGCGCACGCCGCTCCGCTGGCGCGGCTCGAACGCTTCCTCGGCGCCTCCGCGCCGACCGCGGGCTCGGTGCCGACCGCCGTGGTCACCGGCCGCGGCGGCGTCGGCAAGAGCGTGCTGGCACTGCACGCGGCCCATACCCTGCGCGACCGTTCGGTGCACGGCCAGCTCTACGCCGACCTCGGCACCGGATCGTGCCCCCTCCCCTCCCGCACCGTGCTGCTGCGCTTTCTGGCGGACCTCGGTGTCCCGCGCGGCGAGATCCCGCGCGAGGACTCCGAGCGGGAGAGCCTCTATCGTTCGCTCACCTCGGGCCGCCGCATGCTGATCGTGCTCGACAATGCGGACAGCACCGCACAGATACGGCCTCTGATACCCGGCAGCGGGGGAAACAGCCTGCTGATCACCAGCCGGCGGCGGCTGGCCGATCTGGAGGGCGCGCAGCCCCTTCTGCTCCCCCCGCTGGACGACGGCGGGTCGCTGGAGCTGCTGGGAAGCATCATCGGGCCGGCCAGGGCGGGCGCCGAACCGCGTGCCGCCCGGACGGTGCTGGCCGTCTGCGCCGGTCTTCCGCTGGCGATCAGGATCGCCGGTACCAGGCTCCTGGAGCGCCCGCACCGGAGCATCGGGGACTTCGCCCGCCGACTCATCCGGGCGCCACGTCTCCTGGACGAGCTGCGCACCGGCGACCTCGGGATCCGTCCCGGGCTCGACTCCGACCACAACGGGCTCCGCCGGACGGCGCCCACCGGCCCTCATCCGGCCGAGGTGTTCACTGCACTGGGGGCGAGCGGGGCCCGCTCGTTCTCCGGCGGCGAGATCGCGGAGCTGCTCGGCTGTTCGGAAGCCGAAGCGGAGGAGGCCCTCGACGCCCTGGTCGAGGCCTATCTGCTCTGCCCGCCGAGTGCGGGCGAATACCGGCTGGACGCGCTGCTGAAGGCCTATGCGGGCGAGCGGGCGCAGAAGAGTGGCGTACCGCGGTACGAACACCCGCTGGCCCCCACCGGGTGA
- a CDS encoding helix-turn-helix domain-containing protein: MPVATSGEAGSEVELPRPGGTDDPDAAGSAGPDDAGGSGGVGLKRLTALDVCILEGVAVGTSTVQLAASLYLSRQGIEYRIGLLLRQFQVANRTALVSRAHSLGVLSVGTWPPRVLPPFLE, encoded by the coding sequence ATGCCGGTAGCCACCTCCGGGGAGGCCGGATCCGAGGTAGAGCTCCCGCGGCCCGGCGGTACCGACGATCCGGACGCCGCCGGTTCTGCCGGGCCCGACGATGCCGGTGGTTCCGGCGGCGTGGGCCTGAAACGGCTGACCGCCCTGGACGTCTGCATTCTCGAAGGCGTGGCGGTCGGTACCTCGACCGTCCAGCTGGCGGCTTCGCTCTATCTGAGCCGCCAGGGCATCGAGTACCGCATCGGTTTACTGCTGCGTCAGTTCCAGGTCGCGAACCGGACCGCACTGGTCTCCCGGGCGCACTCCCTCGGGGTACTGAGCGTCGGTACATGGCCGCCTCGCGTCCTCCCGCCATTCCTTGAGTAG
- a CDS encoding ACP S-malonyltransferase encodes MSLGYLFGGGVGTEPHGQELYRAYPAVRDWYEQVADWTGLTVSQILEDDLPTAQEERQSVGTVRETALAIGVHDVLASFELRPAAIGGLSLGAMTASCLAGAVGRRQLFELLAGSRDVPEPPPGTPEQGIAIAFGATGEDAPSHPGEGVPDIYLAGDFGPTTDGTQRILMLAGHAEALNGLAAGLPPGAVVPLPGRTIAVHTPLRRPYRDFMAGRIDAISFTDPEIPLLSCLERKVLRSADEVRDLFQRNSTDPISLVDVYSGMKEQGVQLGLVMGPSIPEGLLAFPFPVVHIEQPEHIEQALTTAYDLGIDLTGAPALS; translated from the coding sequence ATGAGCTTGGGGTACCTTTTCGGCGGCGGTGTCGGGACCGAGCCTCACGGTCAGGAGCTCTATCGTGCCTATCCGGCGGTGCGCGACTGGTACGAGCAGGTCGCCGACTGGACCGGACTGACGGTCAGTCAAATTCTGGAGGACGACCTCCCCACCGCCCAGGAGGAGCGCCAGAGCGTCGGCACCGTCCGTGAGACGGCCCTCGCGATCGGCGTCCACGACGTCCTCGCGAGCTTCGAACTGCGTCCCGCTGCCATCGGCGGCCTCAGCCTCGGTGCGATGACCGCCAGCTGCCTGGCCGGTGCCGTGGGGCGCCGGCAGCTCTTCGAGCTGCTGGCCGGATCCCGCGATGTCCCCGAGCCGCCCCCCGGCACCCCGGAGCAGGGAATCGCCATCGCCTTCGGCGCCACGGGCGAAGATGCCCCCTCCCATCCCGGCGAGGGTGTCCCCGACATATATCTGGCCGGCGATTTCGGACCCACCACCGACGGCACCCAGCGCATCCTGATGCTGGCCGGACATGCCGAGGCACTGAACGGACTCGCTGCCGGGCTCCCGCCGGGAGCGGTGGTCCCGCTCCCCGGGCGCACCATCGCCGTCCATACCCCGCTGCGCAGGCCGTACCGCGACTTCATGGCCGGGCGCATCGACGCCATATCCTTCACGGACCCCGAAATCCCGCTGCTCTCCTGTCTGGAACGGAAGGTCCTGCGGTCCGCGGACGAGGTCAGAGATCTGTTCCAGCGGAACTCGACGGACCCGATCAGCCTGGTCGACGTCTACAGCGGAATGAAGGAACAGGGGGTACAACTCGGTCTGGTGATGGGCCCTTCCATCCCCGAGGGACTCCTTGCCTTCCCCTTCCCCGTGGTCCATATCGAGCAGCCCGAGCACATCGAGCAGGCCTTGACCACTGCCTACGACCTCGGTATCGACCTCACCGGCGCACCGGCGCTCTCATGA
- a CDS encoding acyl-CoA synthetase family protein — protein sequence MTAATTRADPDSLVAEWLDTDLDEWTRRVVRRHFDPVAGSPYWLERAHRLDFDPRDITRYDQLGAFGPFPLDRLREEDPSDLVPLSVPRPLAGRVWDTGGTTGTPCRVFYTPDMLLHRAVWRRWSFVREGFAPGRTWLQATPTGPHLIGNGVWEVSEFHAGQVYAVDMDPRWVKRLIRTGRLAEVGDYTSHLVEQITDVLRQGRVHYLNTTPALFQVLRQRHPELVAALDGVRLSGTQISADMYRTFRSALSGGICGLTYGNTFGNAACLDVERDAELISYVPNYPQITMAVVDKTDRSTPVPPGTVGQVRLTVLHDDLFLPNILERDQALCHRTDRWPGDGVANVRPLQTTSSTPEGLY from the coding sequence ATGACCGCCGCCACCACTCGTGCCGACCCGGACTCGCTGGTCGCGGAATGGCTGGACACCGACCTGGACGAGTGGACCCGAAGAGTCGTCCGGCGGCACTTCGATCCGGTGGCCGGGAGCCCCTACTGGCTGGAGCGGGCCCACCGGCTGGACTTCGACCCCCGCGATATCACCCGCTACGACCAGCTCGGAGCCTTCGGCCCGTTCCCCCTGGACCGGTTGCGCGAAGAGGACCCCTCGGACCTCGTCCCGCTCTCCGTGCCCCGGCCGCTCGCCGGGCGGGTCTGGGACACGGGCGGCACCACCGGCACGCCCTGCCGGGTCTTCTACACCCCCGACATGCTCCTGCACCGGGCGGTCTGGCGGCGATGGTCCTTCGTCCGGGAGGGTTTCGCACCGGGCCGGACCTGGCTGCAGGCCACACCGACCGGACCGCATCTCATCGGCAACGGAGTCTGGGAGGTATCGGAGTTCCACGCCGGCCAGGTGTACGCGGTCGATATGGACCCGCGATGGGTCAAGCGCCTCATCCGGACCGGACGGCTGGCCGAAGTCGGCGACTACACCAGCCATCTGGTGGAGCAGATCACCGACGTCCTCCGGCAGGGCAGGGTCCACTACCTCAATACCACCCCGGCCCTGTTCCAGGTCCTCCGGCAGCGCCATCCCGAACTGGTGGCCGCCCTCGACGGCGTACGCCTGAGCGGCACCCAGATCAGCGCCGATATGTACCGGACCTTCAGAAGCGCGCTGTCGGGCGGAATCTGTGGCCTGACCTACGGCAACACCTTCGGCAACGCGGCCTGTCTCGATGTGGAGCGGGACGCGGAGCTGATCAGCTACGTACCGAACTACCCGCAGATCACCATGGCCGTGGTGGACAAGACGGACCGGTCGACCCCGGTACCCCCGGGGACCGTGGGTCAGGTGCGGCTCACCGTGCTCCACGACGACCTCTTCCTCCCCAATATCCTGGAGCGCGACCAGGCGCTCTGCCACCGGACCGACCGATGGCCCGGCGACGGCGTGGCCAACGTCCGCCCTCTGCAGACGACCAGCTCGACCCCCGAAGGGCTGTACTGA
- a CDS encoding ABC transporter permease, with product MTSSPIGCPSSPATGPPAAGRAAPPLPAGPPGAGPASTAVFAAALRSEWLKITTVRSLCAALALVFVATVGFTVLANATMTEEVRTGDDFDPLYASFAGLAMGQIAAICFGAMAVAAEYRTRGIGLSLAAVPRRRVLYTAKLTVIGVSALLVGLATSAVCFFTAQSLLGAEGVGVLSPGAPRAIVGGGLYLALTTVFAAALTVLLRSGPLVMGILIPFLIMVSFVFGGPGETGFLEFLPDHAGQQILLQNPSGTLGPWGGLGVQVLWVAVAVRAGLAGVLRRDA from the coding sequence ATGACCAGCTCCCCCATCGGTTGCCCTTCTTCCCCGGCGACCGGACCGCCGGCCGCCGGACGGGCCGCACCGCCGCTGCCCGCCGGCCCGCCCGGGGCCGGGCCCGCTTCCACCGCGGTCTTCGCCGCGGCCCTGCGCTCCGAGTGGCTGAAGATCACCACGGTTCGGTCCCTCTGCGCGGCCCTGGCCCTGGTCTTCGTGGCGACGGTCGGTTTCACGGTCCTCGCCAACGCGACCATGACCGAGGAGGTACGCACCGGGGACGATTTCGATCCCCTGTACGCATCGTTCGCGGGTCTCGCCATGGGACAGATCGCGGCGATCTGCTTCGGGGCGATGGCGGTCGCGGCGGAGTACCGCACGAGAGGCATCGGCTTGTCGCTCGCAGCGGTGCCCCGGCGAAGGGTGCTCTACACGGCCAAACTCACCGTCATCGGGGTGTCGGCGCTGCTGGTGGGACTGGCCACCAGCGCCGTCTGCTTCTTCACCGCCCAGTCCCTCCTCGGCGCCGAGGGGGTGGGGGTGCTTTCGCCGGGCGCGCCGCGGGCGATCGTGGGCGGCGGCCTGTACCTCGCGCTGACCACCGTTTTCGCCGCGGCCCTCACGGTCCTGCTGCGGAGCGGGCCGCTGGTGATGGGGATTCTCATCCCTTTCCTCATCATGGTGTCGTTCGTCTTCGGGGGTCCGGGCGAGACCGGCTTCCTGGAATTCCTCCCCGACCACGCGGGCCAGCAGATACTCCTGCAGAACCCGTCCGGCACCCTCGGCCCCTGGGGTGGGCTCGGTGTCCAGGTCCTGTGGGTGGCCGTCGCGGTCCGGGCCGGTCTGGCCGGGGTGCTCCGCCGGGACGCCTGA
- a CDS encoding ATP-binding cassette domain-containing protein has protein sequence MTSVDVVGVTKEYGAIRALDGVTFSVRPGRVTGFLGPNGAGKSTAMRLMVGLDRPTSGTCTIGGRAYSSLADPLRTVGALLDPQAALGSRTAQGHLRVLAAAGRIPARRVEEVLEQTGIASAADRRIGTYSLGMRQRLGIAAALLGDPGVLLLDEPSNGLDPEGITWIRALLRSLAGEGRTVLVSSHLMGETSAFADHLVVLGKGRVLADTPLEEFVSTWTVPRVRLRTTDGERMRAVLTAEGHSFSVSDDGRWTVEGAGLADIGPIAAREGLSVLELAAEEPSLEDAYLALTAGEAEFTAAARPTRIPEARP, from the coding sequence ATGACCAGTGTTGATGTCGTCGGAGTGACGAAGGAGTACGGGGCGATCCGGGCCCTGGACGGGGTGACGTTCAGCGTACGCCCCGGCCGGGTGACCGGATTCCTCGGACCGAACGGAGCGGGCAAATCCACCGCCATGCGCCTGATGGTCGGCCTGGACCGGCCGACCTCGGGCACCTGCACCATCGGCGGCCGTGCCTACAGCTCGCTGGCCGACCCGCTGCGCACGGTCGGCGCGCTGCTCGACCCGCAGGCAGCGCTCGGTTCGCGCACCGCCCAGGGGCATTTGAGAGTGCTCGCCGCGGCCGGGCGGATCCCGGCCCGCCGGGTGGAGGAGGTCCTGGAGCAGACGGGCATCGCAAGTGCCGCCGACCGCCGGATCGGAACGTACTCCCTCGGTATGCGCCAGCGCCTCGGGATCGCCGCGGCTCTGCTCGGTGATCCGGGCGTGCTGCTCCTGGACGAGCCGTCGAACGGCCTGGACCCGGAAGGGATCACCTGGATCCGCGCACTGCTGCGGAGCCTGGCGGGGGAAGGCAGGACGGTGCTGGTCTCCAGCCATCTGATGGGCGAGACCAGCGCCTTCGCCGATCATCTGGTGGTGCTCGGGAAAGGCAGAGTCCTCGCCGACACCCCGCTCGAAGAGTTCGTTTCCACCTGGACGGTCCCGAGGGTACGGCTGCGGACCACGGACGGCGAGCGGATGCGGGCGGTCCTGACCGCGGAGGGACACTCCTTCTCCGTCAGCGACGACGGACGGTGGACCGTCGAGGGCGCGGGGCTCGCCGACATCGGCCCGATCGCCGCCCGGGAGGGCCTGAGCGTGCTCGAACTCGCCGCGGAGGAGCCGTCTCTGGAGGACGCATACCTCGCCCTGACCGCCGGTGAGGCCGAATTCACCGCCGCGGCACGACCGACCCGAATCCCGGAGGCACGACCATGA
- a CDS encoding sensor histidine kinase gives MPSLFRPLIRSVTYTRVLHVLIGTIPFGMWMFVMDEHLYVPFALMALAGLVPAARLAEGLQARLLLTRYGYRDPASGITVAPSRTWADRGRTVVWLEARMVLGLLTGYLTVNLLGLAVDLVRGTVGGPGRISLIGLPGGSGWPEVLALLPIALVAVCWVGIGALAALLGRRLLGPSAQERLTALEERTEQLLERNRIARELHDSIGHALTVAVVQASAARAAGSPEFTERALTAIEETGRAALEDLERVLRVLRESGTPPGPRPSLADTSRLLESARASGAEVDMEVTGPVGQVPGPVSREGYRILQEALTNVLRHAGPVPTRVRIAVTGEKLELEVASPLREPARPGRGSGLRGIRERAALLGGVAVTGPRDGEWQVRVGLPLSGPV, from the coding sequence ATGCCCAGTCTGTTCCGACCCCTGATCCGCTCTGTCACCTACACCCGTGTGCTCCACGTCCTCATCGGGACGATTCCCTTCGGGATGTGGATGTTCGTCATGGACGAGCATCTGTATGTGCCGTTCGCGCTGATGGCGCTCGCGGGACTCGTGCCGGCGGCGCGACTGGCCGAGGGACTCCAGGCCCGGCTGCTGCTGACCCGGTACGGCTACCGGGACCCGGCCTCCGGCATCACCGTCGCGCCCTCGCGGACCTGGGCCGACCGGGGGCGGACGGTGGTCTGGCTGGAAGCCCGGATGGTCCTCGGACTGCTGACGGGCTATCTGACCGTCAATCTGCTGGGGCTCGCCGTCGACCTCGTCCGCGGCACCGTCGGCGGGCCGGGCCGGATATCCCTCATCGGCCTGCCCGGCGGCTCCGGTTGGCCGGAGGTGCTCGCCCTGCTGCCCATCGCCCTGGTGGCCGTCTGCTGGGTGGGGATCGGCGCACTGGCCGCGCTCCTCGGCCGACGGCTCCTCGGTCCGTCCGCCCAGGAGCGGCTGACCGCCCTGGAGGAGCGCACCGAACAACTGCTGGAGCGCAACCGCATCGCCCGCGAACTGCACGATTCGATCGGGCACGCGCTGACGGTCGCGGTGGTGCAGGCCAGTGCGGCCAGGGCGGCGGGCAGCCCGGAGTTCACCGAGCGGGCGCTGACCGCCATCGAAGAGACCGGTCGGGCCGCACTGGAGGACCTGGAACGGGTGCTCCGCGTCCTGCGGGAGTCGGGGACACCTCCGGGACCGCGCCCTTCCCTCGCCGACACCAGCCGGCTGCTGGAGTCCGCGCGGGCTTCGGGAGCGGAGGTCGACATGGAGGTGACCGGGCCCGTGGGACAGGTGCCGGGGCCGGTGTCCCGGGAGGGATACCGGATTCTCCAGGAGGCGCTGACCAATGTGCTGCGCCACGCGGGACCCGTTCCGACCCGGGTGCGGATCGCCGTGACCGGCGAAAAGCTGGAACTGGAGGTGGCCAGCCCGCTCCGGGAGCCTGCCCGGCCCGGACGGGGCAGCGGTCTGCGCGGGATCCGCGAGCGGGCGGCACTGCTGGGCGGGGTGGCCGTCACCGGCCCGCGGGACGGCGAGTGGCAGGTCAGAGTGGGGCTGCCGTTGAGCGGGCCCGTGTGA
- a CDS encoding response regulator transcription factor — protein MPISVLLVDDEPLVRAGLRAVLEAQPDIEVAGEAADGAAVVPLVRRLRPDVVAMDVRMPLLDGIEATRAVLRSVEAPPKILVITTFENDEYVYEALRAGADGFLLKRARPVEIVHAVRLIAEGDSLLFPAAVRALAAEYGGGAARAAMERAGLTEREEAVLRLMARGLTNAEIAAQLILGTETVKTYVSAVLAKLGVRDRTQAVIAAYESGFVAPA, from the coding sequence GTGCCGATCTCCGTACTCCTCGTCGACGACGAACCCTTGGTGCGCGCCGGTCTGCGCGCGGTCCTGGAGGCCCAGCCCGATATCGAGGTCGCGGGCGAAGCCGCCGACGGCGCCGCCGTGGTCCCACTGGTACGCCGGCTCCGCCCCGATGTGGTGGCGATGGATGTGCGGATGCCCCTTCTCGACGGCATCGAAGCGACCCGTGCCGTACTGCGCTCCGTCGAGGCGCCCCCGAAGATCCTGGTCATCACCACCTTCGAGAACGACGAGTACGTCTATGAGGCCCTGCGCGCGGGCGCCGACGGCTTCCTCCTCAAACGCGCCCGGCCCGTGGAGATCGTGCACGCGGTGCGGCTGATCGCGGAGGGCGATTCGCTGCTCTTCCCCGCCGCCGTACGCGCACTGGCGGCCGAGTACGGCGGCGGCGCGGCCCGCGCGGCCATGGAGCGCGCCGGGCTGACGGAGCGTGAGGAGGCGGTGCTGCGGCTGATGGCGCGCGGCCTGACCAACGCGGAGATCGCGGCACAGCTCATCCTCGGCACCGAGACGGTGAAGACCTATGTGAGCGCGGTGCTCGCGAAACTCGGTGTGAGAGACCGCACCCAGGCCGTGATCGCCGCCTACGAGTCGGGCTTCGTGGCACCCGCCTGA
- a CDS encoding helix-turn-helix domain-containing protein — protein sequence MKALHPTPSADPVRVGARLRACRKAQGLTIEQVAAATGLTRGFLSRVERDETSPSVTSLVTLCQVLSLPVGSLFEGAETEVIRLDTAPRLNMGGHGVEDRLVTPRAQSKVQVLRSLLEPGAHGGDELYTINCEVEVLHVVSGEVSVRFTDRTESLAAGDTLTFSGREPHTWRNSGPGPAEVTWTFVPAPWSGSH from the coding sequence ATGAAAGCGCTGCACCCGACGCCGTCCGCCGATCCGGTCCGGGTCGGGGCGCGGTTGCGGGCCTGCCGCAAGGCTCAGGGCCTCACCATCGAGCAGGTCGCCGCTGCCACTGGTCTGACCAGGGGATTCCTCAGCCGGGTCGAGCGTGACGAGACCTCGCCGAGCGTCACGTCCCTGGTCACCCTCTGCCAGGTGCTGTCACTGCCGGTGGGTTCGCTCTTCGAGGGGGCCGAGACCGAGGTGATCCGGCTCGACACGGCCCCGCGACTCAACATGGGCGGCCACGGCGTCGAGGACCGGTTGGTCACTCCCCGTGCTCAGTCGAAGGTCCAGGTGCTGCGGTCGCTGCTGGAGCCCGGCGCGCACGGGGGCGACGAGCTGTACACGATCAACTGCGAGGTGGAGGTGCTGCACGTGGTCAGCGGTGAAGTCTCCGTCCGCTTCACGGACCGCACCGAGTCGCTCGCCGCCGGGGACACGCTGACCTTCTCCGGCCGGGAGCCCCACACCTGGCGCAACTCGGGCCCCGGCCCCGCCGAGGTCACCTGGACCTTTGTGCCCGCCCCCTGGAGCGGCTCCCACTGA
- the speB gene encoding agmatinase — MNAVEPPGPPVGPPDASLSPRYAGIATFARLPRLDDVPRADIAVVGVPFDSGVSYRPGARFGPAHIREASRLLRPYNPAQDVEPFAAQQIADAGDISANPFNLDEAVAQIQAAAEELTADGTRLLTFGGDHTIALPLLRAVAKRHGPVAVLHFDAHLDTWDTYFGAPVTHGTPFRRASEEGLIDLTAGLHVGTRGPLYSRQDLRDDERLGFAVISSPEIETEGLPRAIERMLARLGDRPVYLSIDIDVLDPAHAPGTGTPEAGGMTSRELLAMIRALRGTNLVGADVVEVAPAYDHAQLTAVAAAHTAYEILSAMTPDHLPRRTTGPATAPGEVPETDPRTAPGTDPANDLKNDPTNGRGMR, encoded by the coding sequence ATGAACGCCGTCGAACCCCCCGGGCCCCCGGTCGGCCCCCCGGACGCGAGTCTGAGCCCGCGCTACGCGGGAATCGCGACCTTCGCCCGACTGCCCCGCCTGGACGACGTTCCGCGCGCCGACATCGCCGTCGTCGGTGTCCCCTTCGACAGCGGGGTCAGCTACCGGCCTGGCGCCCGCTTCGGGCCCGCGCACATCCGTGAGGCGTCCCGGCTGCTCCGCCCGTACAACCCGGCGCAGGACGTGGAGCCCTTCGCCGCCCAGCAGATCGCCGACGCGGGCGATATCTCCGCCAACCCGTTCAACCTCGACGAAGCGGTCGCCCAGATCCAGGCTGCCGCCGAAGAGCTGACCGCGGACGGCACCCGGCTCCTCACCTTCGGCGGCGACCACACCATCGCCCTACCGCTGCTGCGCGCCGTCGCGAAGCGGCACGGCCCGGTCGCCGTGCTCCACTTCGACGCCCACCTCGACACCTGGGACACCTACTTCGGTGCCCCGGTCACACACGGCACCCCCTTCCGCCGCGCCTCCGAAGAGGGCCTCATCGACCTCACGGCCGGTCTGCACGTGGGCACCAGGGGCCCGCTCTACTCCCGCCAGGACCTGCGGGACGACGAACGCCTCGGATTCGCCGTGATCTCCAGCCCCGAGATAGAGACCGAGGGCCTGCCCCGGGCGATCGAACGCATGCTCGCCCGCCTGGGTGACCGCCCCGTGTACCTCTCCATCGACATCGACGTCCTCGACCCGGCTCACGCCCCCGGCACCGGGACCCCCGAGGCGGGCGGGATGACCAGCCGCGAACTGCTCGCGATGATCCGCGCCCTTCGCGGAACGAACCTGGTGGGCGCCGATGTGGTCGAGGTGGCCCCCGCCTACGACCACGCCCAGCTCACCGCCGTCGCCGCCGCCCACACGGCGTACGAAATCCTCTCGGCGATGACCCCGGACCACCTCCCCCGCCGGACGACCGGTCCGGCGACCGCCCCCGGCGAAGTCCCCGAGACCGACCCCCGGACCGCCCCCGGGACCGACCCCGCGAACGACCTCAAGAACGACCCCACGAACGGCAGGGGAATGCGATGA